From Dehalococcoidia bacterium, the proteins below share one genomic window:
- a CDS encoding ABC transporter permease, whose amino-acid sequence MVANEKAGNGGKVRSILRWSAQRRMTITFFLLGMVILLFIFIPLGKMIFSTSPATLWDTLLEGEVRSAIWLSLYTALIATVVGLVLGVPLAYFLARHSFPGKRLVEALIDVPIVVPHIAAGIALLFVFGKKFFIGSAFDAIGIDFVFAVPGIIIAMLFVSVPFLIDSAKQGFEKVDVRLEKVARTLGASPWQSFFRVSLPLAKRSIAGGTVMMWARSISEFGAVLVLSSHPKIAPILVYDRLEEYGLDYALPVATLLIIICMVIFVVLRTITYRGERA is encoded by the coding sequence ATGGTGGCGAACGAGAAAGCTGGTAATGGCGGAAAAGTGCGGAGTATCCTGAGATGGAGCGCGCAGCGCAGGATGACTATCACTTTTTTCCTTCTGGGGATGGTTATCCTGCTCTTCATATTCATCCCCCTGGGCAAGATGATCTTCTCCACAAGCCCGGCCACACTATGGGACACCCTGCTTGAGGGGGAGGTTAGGAGTGCCATCTGGCTGAGCCTTTATACCGCCTTAATAGCCACGGTAGTGGGGCTTGTTCTGGGGGTGCCCCTGGCATATTTTCTGGCGCGCCACAGTTTCCCGGGGAAGCGGTTGGTGGAGGCGCTCATCGATGTCCCCATAGTGGTGCCCCACATCGCCGCCGGTATTGCCCTGCTCTTCGTCTTTGGTAAAAAATTCTTTATAGGCAGCGCCTTCGACGCTATCGGCATTGATTTCGTATTTGCTGTGCCCGGGATCATTATCGCCATGCTCTTTGTGAGCGTCCCCTTTCTCATCGATTCAGCGAAGCAGGGCTTTGAGAAGGTGGACGTCAGGTTGGAGAAGGTGGCCCGCACCCTGGGCGCTTCGCCCTGGCAATCCTTCTTCAGGGTATCGCTGCCTTTGGCCAAAAGGAGCATCGCTGGCGGCACCGTTATGATGTGGGCCCGGAGCATAAGTGAGTTCGGGGCGGTGCTGGTGCTATCTTCACACCCCAAGATTGCCCCCATTCTGGTCTATGACCGCCTGGAGGAATACGGCCTCGACTACGCCCTGCCTGTAGCCACCCTGCTCATTATCATATGCATGGTAATCTTTGTGGTGCTGCGGACTATTACCTATCGGGGGGAGAGGGCATGA
- a CDS encoding DNA polymerase III subunit alpha has translation MFTHLHVHTEYSLLDGLCRIPQLILRAKELGMDSLAITDHGAMHGVIEFYRAATEAGVKPILGCEFYTTPFGHRSRNPADKKPYHLILLAKNVEGYQHLLQLSTRSHLDGFYYKPRVDRELLAKHHEGLVALSGCLQGEIPRLLLDGRFEEARSAAVWYKEVFGDFYLELQRHPIAELERVNPQLIALGGELDIPLVAANDVHFTLKDDLPSHELLLCIQRNTTIYDEKRMKLGDSFYLKSETEMAELFPDLPHALENTRRIADLCHLELEFGRSLLPEVETPQGKTADDYLEELCQEGLRHRFAQPASEMVARMEYELDIIRKTNFANYFLVVWDLISFAKERGILFGVRGSAAASLVLYSLGVTDINPLDNKLVFERFLNVERKELPDIDLDFQDERRDEVIYYAAQKYGAECVAQIITFGTFGARASIRDVGRALGMPYGNVDRVARLVPTGPNVTLEQALEDNRELGELYRQDEGVRQLVDNARGLEGICRHASTHAAGVVISKEPLTCYVPLQRPTRAGEEAIAMTQFPMEAIAQIGLLKLDILGLANLTVLEKTVELIARTRGITISLRELPLDDTKTFELLSAGDTTGVFQLEGAGMRRFVKELKPSCFSDIAAMIALYRPGPMQHIPVFIKAKHGLEPIQYPHPALSQILEETYGVIIYQDQVLLIVQAFAGYSLGEADIFRKAMGKKISEVMKKERKKFIAGATERGFSEELARDVFELIEPFAGYAFNKAHSVSYAMIAYHTAYFKANYPAEFMSALLNIDIGQPEKIHAAVSDCNRLGIPILPPDINKSEASFVIEPQDGEKGIRFGLGAIKNVGFGAVEPLIAARADGEFESIADFCRRANLGALNKRSLESLIKVGALDALGNRGALLASIDRILSLAQREKRLRETGQTTMFDLWGESVPVPLPDLELEGDDADLKQKLTWERELLGVYLSEHPYTRAAPNLAPLTTALCGEIDEEMAGRNVVTAGMVSAVRQLYTRDGRPFASVTLEDLNGQAEVTAWPEVYERTRELWSEGNIILVEGKVRARGDRVQLSCELVRQYQPEDVAAAPPPVYRLLINIAQTEDEESDVARLHQISAVLKDYPGGDEVSLRVTCGDEVIDLKLPEMTTGYCPQLHKRLAALVGEGSLMVE, from the coding sequence ATGTTTACCCATCTTCACGTTCACACCGAATACAGCCTCCTCGATGGCCTGTGCCGCATTCCCCAGCTCATCCTCCGGGCAAAAGAGCTTGGAATGGATAGCCTGGCAATCACCGATCATGGTGCTATGCATGGGGTGATAGAATTTTACCGGGCTGCCACAGAGGCCGGGGTAAAGCCCATCCTGGGATGTGAGTTCTATACTACACCCTTTGGGCACCGCTCCAGAAACCCCGCCGATAAAAAACCCTACCACCTCATACTGCTCGCTAAGAACGTGGAGGGTTATCAGCATCTACTTCAACTCAGCACCAGGTCACACCTCGATGGTTTCTACTATAAGCCCAGGGTAGATCGGGAGCTTTTAGCCAAGCACCATGAGGGACTGGTGGCCCTCTCCGGGTGCCTCCAGGGCGAGATCCCGCGACTGCTGCTGGACGGGCGCTTCGAGGAAGCCAGGAGTGCCGCAGTTTGGTACAAGGAGGTCTTCGGCGATTTCTACCTCGAACTGCAGCGCCACCCCATAGCGGAGCTGGAACGAGTAAACCCCCAGCTCATCGCCCTCGGAGGAGAGCTGGATATCCCCCTGGTAGCCGCCAACGATGTACACTTTACACTGAAGGATGACCTACCTTCCCATGAGCTTCTCCTCTGCATTCAGCGAAACACCACCATCTACGATGAGAAGCGGATGAAGCTGGGTGACTCATTCTATCTAAAGAGCGAGACGGAGATGGCAGAGCTCTTTCCGGATCTTCCCCATGCCCTGGAGAACACCCGGCGTATTGCGGATCTGTGCCATCTTGAATTGGAATTCGGGCGGTCTCTACTCCCCGAGGTTGAAACGCCACAGGGCAAGACCGCTGATGATTATCTAGAAGAGCTTTGTCAGGAGGGTCTCAGGCATCGCTTTGCCCAGCCCGCCTCTGAGATGGTGGCCCGCATGGAGTACGAACTGGATATAATACGTAAAACCAATTTCGCCAACTATTTCCTTGTGGTTTGGGACCTCATATCCTTTGCTAAAGAAAGGGGGATTCTATTCGGGGTGCGAGGCAGCGCCGCCGCCAGCCTGGTTCTCTACTCTCTGGGGGTCACCGATATCAATCCGCTTGATAATAAGCTGGTTTTCGAGCGTTTCCTCAATGTGGAGCGCAAGGAACTACCCGACATCGACCTTGATTTTCAGGATGAGCGGCGCGATGAGGTGATCTACTATGCCGCCCAGAAATACGGTGCCGAGTGTGTGGCCCAGATCATTACCTTCGGCACCTTCGGCGCCAGGGCATCGATACGGGATGTTGGCCGCGCCCTGGGAATGCCTTATGGGAATGTAGATCGGGTAGCAAGGTTGGTCCCCACTGGCCCGAATGTGACCCTGGAGCAGGCCCTGGAGGACAACCGGGAGCTAGGTGAGCTGTATCGTCAGGATGAGGGTGTGCGCCAGCTCGTAGATAATGCCCGTGGCCTCGAGGGCATCTGTCGCCATGCCTCCACCCATGCTGCCGGTGTGGTAATTTCCAAGGAGCCGCTCACCTGTTATGTGCCCCTCCAGCGACCGACCAGGGCGGGTGAAGAAGCGATCGCCATGACCCAGTTCCCCATGGAAGCTATCGCACAGATTGGCTTACTCAAGCTGGACATCCTGGGGCTGGCGAACCTCACCGTCCTGGAGAAAACGGTAGAGCTCATTGCCCGGACCAGGGGGATCACTATCAGCCTCAGAGAGCTGCCCCTCGATGACACTAAAACCTTTGAACTCCTCTCCGCAGGGGACACCACCGGGGTTTTCCAGCTTGAAGGCGCGGGTATGCGCCGCTTCGTCAAGGAGCTCAAGCCCTCCTGCTTCAGTGATATCGCCGCCATGATCGCCCTCTACCGCCCCGGTCCCATGCAGCACATACCCGTTTTTATTAAGGCAAAGCATGGCCTGGAGCCGATACAATACCCTCATCCTGCCCTCTCTCAGATACTGGAGGAAACCTACGGGGTGATAATTTACCAGGACCAGGTGCTGCTTATAGTCCAGGCCTTCGCCGGCTACAGCCTGGGAGAGGCCGATATCTTCCGCAAGGCTATGGGCAAGAAGATCTCCGAGGTGATGAAGAAAGAGCGAAAAAAATTCATTGCAGGGGCCACGGAGAGGGGGTTTTCCGAGGAGCTGGCGAGAGACGTATTCGAACTCATCGAGCCCTTTGCCGGCTATGCCTTCAACAAGGCCCACAGTGTAAGCTATGCAATGATCGCCTATCACACCGCCTACTTTAAGGCAAACTACCCAGCTGAGTTCATGAGTGCATTGCTCAACATAGATATCGGGCAGCCAGAGAAGATACACGCCGCCGTCAGCGATTGCAACCGCCTCGGCATCCCCATTCTGCCACCGGACATCAACAAAAGCGAGGCCTCCTTTGTCATCGAACCCCAGGACGGGGAAAAGGGGATTCGCTTCGGCCTGGGAGCGATCAAGAACGTCGGTTTCGGGGCAGTCGAGCCTCTCATCGCCGCCCGCGCCGATGGTGAGTTCGAGTCCATCGCGGACTTCTGCCGCAGAGCCAACCTAGGAGCCCTGAATAAACGTTCCCTGGAAAGCCTGATCAAGGTAGGGGCGCTGGACGCCCTGGGCAATCGCGGTGCCCTTCTCGCCAGCATAGACCGCATTCTGTCACTGGCCCAGAGGGAAAAGCGGCTCAGGGAAACGGGGCAGACCACCATGTTCGACCTGTGGGGGGAGAGCGTGCCCGTCCCCCTGCCGGACCTGGAGCTGGAGGGGGACGATGCCGATCTGAAACAGAAACTAACCTGGGAGCGGGAGCTTCTGGGAGTCTACCTCTCCGAGCACCCCTACACCCGTGCCGCTCCCAATCTCGCACCGCTTACCACTGCCCTATGCGGTGAGATAGATGAGGAGATGGCAGGGCGGAATGTGGTGACCGCCGGCATGGTTTCCGCGGTGAGGCAGCTATACACCAGGGATGGACGTCCCTTTGCCAGCGTCACCCTCGAGGACCTCAATGGCCAAGCCGAGGTTACCGCCTGGCCTGAGGTCTATGAGCGCACCAGGGAGCTCTGGAGCGAGGGCAACATCATCCTGGTGGAGGGGAAGGTGCGCGCCAGAGGGGACCGGGTGCAACTGAGCTGTGAGCTGGTGCGCCAATATCAGCCTGAGGATGTGGCAGCCGCTCCGCCCCCCGTTTACAGGCTGCTGATAAATATCGCCCAGACCGAGGATGAGGAGAGCGATGTGGCACGCCTGCACCAGATTTCGGCAGTCCTCAAGGATTACCCCGGAGGGGATGAGGTAAGCCTACGTGTGACCTGTGGGGATGAGGTTATTGACCTCAAGCTCCCCGAGATGACCACAGGCTACTGCCCCCAGCTCCACAAGAGACTCGCCGCCCTCGTTGGCGAGGGCAGTTTAATGGTGGAGTAA
- a CDS encoding folylpolyglutamate synthase/dihydrofolate synthase family protein, producing MNYHEAISYILSFTDYEKLPASLYMAANFDLRRMAELLKRLGNPHLASPAIHIAGTKGKGSTAAMIASALSAAGYRNGLYTSPHLHTFRERITIDGEMIAEEEFSALVERLRPEIDEVNRHHNYGEITTFEILTALAFACFSGRRVDFQVLEVGLGGRLDATNVVTPRIAVITSLSLDHAEVLGDSLAKIAREKAGIIKPGAMVVSAPQTFEAAEVIREVCDQNGASLIEVGRDITWKKLTSNMAGQSFEVRGKKGSYQLAIPLIGGHQLENAAIAVAALEALAIGAEDIARGLAQVRWPGRLEILRDKPLFLVDGAHNADSARKLREAIEEYLNFDRLILIAGASSDKDIAGMLGELAPISSLIVVTCSRHPRALAPALILDELERQGVKGELAESVSSAAERALAVAGPADLICATGSLFVAAEAREYIKGIPVEIY from the coding sequence GTGAACTATCACGAAGCCATAAGCTACATCCTGAGCTTTACCGACTACGAGAAATTGCCCGCCTCTCTCTACATGGCGGCCAACTTCGACTTGAGGCGAATGGCGGAGCTCCTTAAGAGATTGGGCAACCCTCATCTTGCCTCCCCGGCGATTCACATAGCGGGTACCAAGGGAAAGGGGAGCACCGCTGCGATGATCGCCTCCGCCCTCTCAGCCGCGGGATATCGGAACGGGCTTTATACCTCCCCCCATCTGCATACCTTTCGGGAGCGGATTACTATCGATGGTGAGATGATCGCTGAGGAGGAGTTCTCCGCCCTGGTAGAGAGGTTGCGGCCTGAGATCGATGAGGTGAATCGGCACCATAATTATGGCGAGATAACCACCTTTGAGATATTGACCGCTCTGGCCTTTGCCTGCTTCAGCGGGCGGAGGGTCGACTTCCAGGTTCTGGAGGTGGGATTGGGGGGGCGGCTCGATGCCACAAATGTAGTAACGCCCCGGATTGCCGTGATCACCTCGCTAAGCCTGGACCATGCCGAGGTTCTGGGCGACTCTCTGGCTAAGATTGCCAGGGAGAAGGCAGGTATTATCAAGCCCGGGGCAATGGTGGTGAGCGCGCCGCAGACCTTTGAGGCTGCAGAGGTGATAAGGGAGGTATGTGACCAAAACGGGGCAAGCCTCATTGAGGTGGGACGGGATATCACCTGGAAAAAATTGACCTCAAACATGGCAGGGCAATCTTTTGAGGTAAGGGGGAAGAAGGGGAGTTATCAGCTTGCCATTCCCCTTATTGGCGGGCACCAGTTGGAAAACGCCGCCATCGCCGTCGCAGCCCTGGAGGCTCTCGCTATCGGGGCAGAGGACATAGCGCGGGGGCTGGCTCAGGTTCGGTGGCCGGGACGCCTGGAGATACTGAGAGATAAGCCCCTTTTCCTGGTCGATGGCGCTCATAACGCAGACTCGGCAAGGAAGCTGAGAGAGGCTATCGAGGAGTATTTGAATTTCGATAGATTAATTCTTATAGCAGGAGCATCATCCGATAAAGATATAGCCGGGATGTTGGGGGAGCTAGCTCCGATTTCCAGCCTGATCGTCGTTACCTGTTCCCGCCATCCCCGTGCGCTCGCGCCGGCCCTGATTCTTGATGAGCTGGAAAGGCAAGGGGTGAAGGGAGAGCTGGCGGAGAGCGTGTCATCGGCGGCCGAGCGCGCCCTTGCGGTAGCAGGGCCGGCTGATCTCATCTGCGCCACGGGTTCACTCTTCGTTGCTGCAGAAGCCAGGGAGTACATAAAGGGCATACCGGTTGAGATTTATTGA
- a CDS encoding cache domain-containing protein has protein sequence MANFNWKGTTVKKINLFLGICLALPVLAAACGQGTGPAVQVNGEVGVSSAVALTEARIDGVVGSMDIMAVTDEVVSAEWDSMVNILTEFEETSIPLVAWFALPDGSYYTVDAGKVSANISDRAYFPKVMAGETVIGNLVVSKSTGRDVMVAVVPVMSGGDVIGALGVSVYLDQLSQLIADDMELPDDMVLYAVNGDGLIALHSDANLIMEDSSALGGGPEQAVSKVSSLLGWTFTLGLIE, from the coding sequence GTGGCGAATTTCAACTGGAAGGGGACTACAGTGAAGAAGATAAACCTGTTTCTGGGTATCTGCTTGGCTTTGCCCGTGCTCGCCGCTGCATGCGGACAGGGCACCGGCCCGGCCGTCCAGGTAAACGGAGAGGTGGGGGTATCCTCCGCCGTTGCGCTGACCGAGGCCCGTATCGATGGGGTGGTGGGTTCTATGGATATTATGGCGGTTACGGATGAGGTGGTTTCCGCGGAGTGGGACAGCATGGTGAACATCCTTACCGAGTTCGAGGAAACCAGCATTCCGCTGGTGGCTTGGTTCGCCCTGCCAGACGGATCGTACTACACGGTGGATGCGGGCAAAGTCAGCGCCAACATCTCCGACCGCGCATATTTCCCCAAGGTTATGGCCGGGGAGACGGTGATCGGCAACCTGGTTGTGAGCAAATCCACGGGCAGGGATGTGATGGTGGCCGTGGTTCCGGTGATGAGCGGCGGCGATGTAATAGGCGCGCTGGGGGTATCGGTGTACCTTGACCAGCTGAGCCAGCTCATCGCCGATGACATGGAGCTGCCGGACGACATGGTGCTCTACGCTGTTAACGGCGACGGCTTGATAGCCCTACACAGCGATGCGAATCTCATCATGGAAGACTCTTCCGCGCTCGGTGGTGGGCCGGAGCAGGCAGTTTCCAAAGTATCGTCTCTTCTGGGGTGGACATTCACCCTCGGCCTCATAGAGTAA
- a CDS encoding methylenetetrahydrofolate reductase, protein MKAGSNLEKVLESGAFAVTGELGPPQSADADVIREKARLLKGCVDAVNVTDGQTAIVRMASWAACLIGMREGLETTVQMTCRDRNRIALQMDILGMSALGMRNLLCLTGDHQSFGNHPQAKGVFDIDSIQLIQIAKNMRDEKKLHCGDEIPVPPSLFIGSAANPFADPFDFRVIRLAKKVAAGADFIQTQIIYNVERFARWMEAVRQRGLHEKVYILAGVAPIKSAGAARYMKTKVPGMDVPDEVVDRMASAPKGEAKRTGIDLCVDIINEVRQIEGVAGIHLMAIEWEEAVAEICEKAKLLPRPQLAA, encoded by the coding sequence GGAGAAGGTCCTGGAAAGCGGAGCCTTTGCCGTTACAGGCGAGCTCGGACCTCCACAAAGCGCAGACGCTGATGTTATCAGGGAGAAGGCGAGGCTGCTCAAAGGCTGTGTTGATGCGGTCAATGTTACCGATGGCCAGACAGCCATAGTCCGGATGGCAAGCTGGGCGGCATGCCTCATCGGGATGAGAGAGGGACTCGAGACCACGGTTCAAATGACATGCCGCGACCGAAACCGGATCGCCCTTCAGATGGATATACTGGGCATGTCAGCCCTGGGGATGAGGAATCTCCTATGCCTCACCGGTGACCATCAGTCCTTTGGCAACCACCCTCAGGCCAAGGGCGTCTTCGATATCGATAGTATCCAGCTCATTCAAATCGCAAAGAATATGCGCGACGAAAAGAAGTTACACTGTGGAGATGAGATCCCGGTTCCACCAAGCCTCTTCATCGGTTCAGCAGCCAACCCCTTCGCTGACCCCTTTGACTTCCGGGTAATTCGACTCGCCAAGAAGGTGGCGGCTGGTGCCGACTTCATTCAGACCCAGATCATATATAATGTGGAGAGGTTTGCCCGGTGGATGGAGGCGGTGCGCCAGCGGGGACTGCACGAAAAGGTATATATACTTGCCGGGGTGGCACCTATAAAATCGGCAGGTGCAGCCAGGTATATGAAGACCAAGGTACCGGGCATGGATGTCCCCGATGAGGTGGTGGACCGTATGGCCAGCGCTCCCAAGGGCGAGGCCAAGAGGACGGGCATCGACCTCTGTGTGGATATCATTAACGAGGTGCGCCAGATCGAGGGCGTGGCCGGGATCCACCTGATGGCCATAGAATGGGAGGAGGCGGTAGCCGAGATCTGCGAGAAGGCCAAGCTGCTGCCCCGCCCTCAGCTAGCCGCCTAG
- the wtpA gene encoding tungstate ABC transporter substrate-binding protein WtpA produces MKRVVLPIAALALILTLVASACVPQPGLIAFHAGSLSVPFDKLAEEFEEQNPGITMVTEAAGSRTTIRKVTELGKPCDIIGSADYLAIEELMFPDYADWYIKFAVNEMVIVYRDDAPFADEVIGGERTWYDVLVNEDVTYGHSDPDVDPCGYRSLMVCQLAQSYYHDNASNFGLTPDDKAADLYDVLIPIPQGGNEMDRGRTGGEWGEIVKPKETDLLYLLGSGDLDYAFEYRSVAIQHGLDFVELPDEIDLSSIDFADFYATTTVEVTGSEPGSTATQTAAPIVYGVTIPSNAPHPDEALDFVELMLGAEGQAIIESCGQSPIVPAIASDRDKIPQGLRGFVAE; encoded by the coding sequence ATGAAGAGAGTCGTTTTACCCATTGCAGCACTGGCCTTGATACTGACGCTGGTGGCCAGCGCCTGCGTCCCTCAGCCGGGCCTCATCGCCTTTCACGCGGGGAGCCTTTCGGTGCCCTTCGATAAGCTAGCAGAGGAATTCGAGGAGCAGAACCCGGGGATTACCATGGTCACCGAGGCGGCGGGGAGCCGCACCACTATCAGGAAGGTGACCGAGCTGGGCAAGCCGTGTGACATCATCGGCTCCGCCGATTACCTGGCCATCGAGGAGCTGATGTTCCCCGATTACGCCGACTGGTACATTAAGTTTGCTGTGAACGAGATGGTGATCGTCTACCGGGATGATGCCCCCTTCGCCGATGAGGTAATAGGTGGCGAGCGCACCTGGTACGATGTCCTGGTAAATGAGGATGTGACCTATGGCCACTCCGACCCGGATGTCGACCCCTGCGGCTATCGATCATTGATGGTATGCCAGTTAGCCCAGAGCTACTATCACGATAACGCCAGTAATTTCGGCCTGACCCCCGATGACAAAGCTGCTGACCTGTACGACGTCCTCATTCCCATACCGCAGGGCGGTAACGAGATGGACCGCGGCCGGACCGGTGGTGAGTGGGGGGAGATTGTAAAGCCCAAGGAGACCGATCTTCTCTACCTGCTCGGGTCCGGGGACCTGGACTACGCCTTTGAGTATCGCTCAGTAGCCATACAGCACGGACTTGATTTTGTGGAGCTTCCAGACGAGATCGACCTCTCAAGCATCGATTTTGCCGACTTCTATGCCACCACCACTGTCGAGGTAACCGGCAGTGAGCCCGGTTCTACAGCCACCCAGACTGCGGCTCCCATTGTCTATGGGGTCACCATCCCCTCGAATGCTCCTCACCCCGATGAGGCGCTGGATTTTGTGGAACTCATGCTTGGTGCTGAGGGTCAGGCGATAATTGAGAGCTGCGGTCAATCGCCGATCGTACCGGCGATCGCCAGCGATCGGGATAAAATTCCCCAGGGGCTCAGGGGGTTTGTTGCCGAATAG
- a CDS encoding ABC transporter ATP-binding protein: MIEIKKLTVNLGDFLLDGIDLRVEKGEYFIILGPTGAGKTVLLEAIAGLHPVRSGEIWLDGRDVTRLEAEKRGIGFVYQDYALFPHLTVKGNLLFGLRRRKLPKEERGRVMEWMAELLGISHLLERSPDTLSGGERQKVALARALSTSPEVLLLDEPLSALDPQHREGVQQELRQIHRRLKQTAIHVTHDFEEAIAMGDRIAVLGEGRIQQIGTPDEIFRQPNSEFVARFAMTRNIFTGEVRGGDRGQAMIDIGGREFEVVTELRGRLHASLRPEDVLVSREPLVSSARNSLRGTIIHIADRGATLYLTVSTPLEFSCLVTRHSFEELGLAEGGEVYVTFKASAVHIF, translated from the coding sequence ATGATCGAGATTAAGAAGCTGACGGTGAACCTGGGGGACTTCCTCCTCGATGGGATCGATCTCAGGGTAGAGAAGGGAGAGTACTTCATAATTCTGGGGCCCACGGGTGCGGGGAAGACTGTGCTCCTTGAGGCCATCGCCGGGCTTCATCCCGTAAGGAGTGGGGAGATCTGGCTAGATGGGAGGGACGTAACCAGGCTGGAGGCGGAGAAACGGGGGATCGGGTTCGTGTATCAGGACTATGCCCTCTTCCCCCACCTCACGGTAAAGGGCAACCTTCTCTTCGGGCTGAGGCGGAGGAAGCTGCCCAAGGAGGAGAGGGGCAGGGTAATGGAGTGGATGGCTGAGCTTTTGGGGATCAGCCATCTTCTAGAACGAAGCCCCGATACGTTAAGCGGTGGGGAGCGGCAGAAGGTGGCTCTAGCCCGCGCCCTCAGCACCAGCCCGGAGGTACTCCTCCTTGACGAGCCCTTGAGCGCGCTAGACCCGCAACACCGGGAGGGGGTGCAGCAGGAGCTGAGGCAGATCCACCGGCGTCTTAAGCAGACGGCCATCCACGTGACTCATGACTTCGAGGAGGCGATTGCTATGGGCGATAGGATCGCTGTTTTGGGGGAAGGGCGTATCCAACAGATCGGGACCCCGGACGAGATCTTCCGCCAGCCTAACTCGGAATTCGTCGCCCGCTTCGCCATGACGCGGAACATCTTTACCGGGGAGGTGCGGGGTGGCGATCGCGGACAGGCGATGATCGACATCGGGGGCAGGGAGTTCGAGGTGGTGACCGAGCTACGGGGGCGGCTTCATGCCTCCCTGCGACCCGAAGACGTCCTCGTCTCGAGGGAGCCACTCGTCTCTAGCGCCCGGAACTCGCTCCGCGGCACCATTATCCATATCGCCGACCGGGGTGCGACCCTCTACCTCACGGTGAGCACCCCCCTGGAGTTCTCCTGTCTTGTCACCCGCCATTCCTTTGAGGAACTGGGCCTCGCTGAGGGGGGCGAGGTCTATGTGACGTTCAAGGCGTCGGCGGTTCATATATTTTAA